A genomic stretch from Helianthus annuus cultivar XRQ/B chromosome 1, HanXRQr2.0-SUNRISE, whole genome shotgun sequence includes:
- the LOC110886611 gene encoding CAAX prenyl protease 2: MKQWEAVVFPLCLTSLMYIGSFILKILSIRSSWAEHGDRRIDISFHGLKSGLQNLINWMVSAVYNISVWRMYIVAPLTEELVFRACMISLLLCGGFEAYTVILLSPVLFSLAHLNHLLEHYMQQNTSLLKASMVVGFQLGYTVIFGSYASFLFVRTGHIAAPLVSHMFCNIMGLPAFFSRRTWLVSVGFVAGAITFVFLLFPLTSPGLYNDRTDNCECWHTYCYWT, from the exons ATGAAACAGTGGGAAGCCGTGGTTTTTCCTCTTTGCCTGACTTCGTTAATGTATATCGGCTCGTTTATTCTCAAAATTTTATCAATTCGGAGCTCGTGGGCCGAACATGGGGACCGTCGGATAGATATATCATTTCATGGCTTAAAGAGTGGTCTTCAAAACCTCATTAATTGGATGGTTTCAGCTGTTTACAATATTTCAGTTTGGAGAATGTATATTGTG GCTCCTCTTACGGAAGAGTTAGTTTTCAGAGCTTGTATGATATCTTTACTTCTATGTGGAGGATTTGAAGCATATACAGTAATACTTCTCTCTCCTGTTCTTTTTAGCCTAG CTCACTTGAACCATTTATTGGAGCACTACATGCAACAAAATACGAGCTTGCTGAAAGCTTCCATGGTTGTAG GTTTCCAGCTTGGCTATACAGTGATATTTGGGTCATATGCATCATTTCTCTTTGTTCGAACTG GACATATAGCAGCGCCGCTCGTGTCACATATGTTCTGCAACATCATGGGGCTTCCTGCCTTCTTTTCACGAAGAACAT GGTTGGTGAGCGTGGGATTTGTAGCAGGGGCGATAACCTTTGTATTTCTTTTGTTTCCGCTTACTTCTCCAGGGTTGTACAATGATAGAACCGACAATTGCGAATGCTGGCACACTTACTGTTATTGGACTTAA
- the LOC110883330 gene encoding disease resistance protein RGA2-like produces the protein MFGEGDEGCITQLFNHVYVRVLHLALTKLRTLSESICKLKHLRYLNLSNSDIEVLPDSIMYLQNLQVLILCYCRRLCKLPESICKLRDLKYLTLLGSGIEVLPDALQDMISLQRLDINDCDSLRCLPFGIGKLTSLRMLPWFPVGKERGVKISELGGLNLLEGKLKIEGLKNVGGLSEAKSANLKCKKNLSILVLKWSECDLVDSDTEELYTPAMFPDFEEVLEGLEPNPSLEILKMYDYMGKTISPSWMDNLRNLVEIHFFRCENCEHIPPLGRLPSLRVIELWAMESLKYFQDDDINMSIDNTDMFICLQRLKIMWCGELISLPDNLPKLEDLELRKCEKLISLPCNLPRIKKMKIEDCDGLLSLPDEIESFKDLKRLEIRSCEHLSKRCKRDKGEDWPKISHIPELIIYGPTSWEVSVDDDDDEDEYEDVDEDGDDDDDEIDE, from the exons ATGTTCGGGGAGGGGGATGAAGGTTGCATTACTCAACTTTTCAACCATGTGTATGTAAGGGTATTACACCTGGCTCTTACCAAGTTAAGGACATTATCAGAATCAATTTGTAAACTCAAACATCTGAGATATTTGAATTTATCAAATTCAGATATAGAAGTTTTACCTGATTCGATTATGTATCTCCAAAACTTGCAAGTGTTGATCTTATGTTATTGTCGGAGATTGTGTAAGTTGCCTGAATCGATTTGCAAGCTCAGAGATCTGAAATACTTGACCTTACTAGGCTCGGGAATAGAAGTTTTACCTGACGCCCTACAAGACATGATTAGCCTTCAACGTTTGGACATCAATGATTGTGATTCACTCCGATGTTTGCCGTTTGGAATCGGGAAACTAACTAGTCTTCGAATGCTTCCATGGTTTCCCGTTGGTAAGGAGAGAGGGGTCAAAATAAGTGAATTGGGGGGTTTAAATCTTCTTGAGGGGAAGTTGAAGATAGAAGGACTTAAGAATGTTGGAGGTTTAAGTGAGGCCAAGAGTGCCAATCTCAAATGCAAAAAGAATCTGTCGATTTTGGTGTTAAAGTGGTCAGAATGTGATTTGGTCGACAGTGATACAGAAGAATTATATACACCAGCAATGTTTCCAGATTTCGAAGAGGTTCTTGAGGGATTAGAGCCAAATCCATCTTTAGAGATATTGAAAATGTATGATTACATGGGAAAGACCATTTCTCCAAGTTGGATGGACAATTTAAGGAATTTGGTTGAAATTCATTTCTTTCGATGTGAGAACTGTGAGCATATTCCACCACTTGGGAGACTCCCCAGTCTTAGGGTTATTGAGTTGTGGGCGATGGAATCTTTGAAGTATTTTCAAGATGATGATATAAACATGTCAATAGATAACACCGATATGTTTATTTGTTTACAAAGATTAAAGATCATGTGGTGTGGGGAATTGATTTCTTTACCAGATAATCTTCCAAAACTGGAGGATTTAGAATTAAGAAAGTGTGAGAAGTTAATTTCTTTACCGTGTAACCTTCCAAGAATCAAAAAGatgaaaattgaagattgtgatggaTTACTTTCTCTACCGGATGAGATTGAGAGTTTCAAGGATCTAAAGAGACTTGAGATAagaagttgtgaacatctaagtAAAAGGTGTAAAAGAGACAAGGGTGAAGATTGGCCTAAAATTTCTCACATTCCCGAACTAATTATTTATGGTCCAAC CTCTTGGGAAGTATCTgttgacgatgacgatgacgaggACGAGTACGAGGACGTGGATGAGGATGGCGATGACGACGACGATGAGATTGACGAATGA
- the LOC110886615 gene encoding putative disease resistance protein RGA3 has protein sequence MGDAAVSALVKDVIGRLTSELIKEFALFRGFKGDILRLKKDFEEIQAVLEDAEEKHIKEKAVELWLQRLRSASFKVENVLDDISTEALLRSLHKEIDIERGIKIGIKYKVRASFSKFKFRVRAAHKVKAIRTKLDDIASRRFELNLTSSDTSHVDVGVEGEMPNRETSSLILDSSKILGRDEEVEMVIRTICNKDIGKCENGEIRVYGIWGMGGLGKTTLAQLVYNQTSVNQYFNLRCWVYVSENFQVKEIIKGIITSIDKSECTLTHLDVLQESLQSKLREKKFLIVLDDVWAEENEKEKWERLSGTLSCGAEGSIVVMTTRSERTCRMMAKVGELRHQLGCLSEENSWLLFKKHAFAQGRVGDDVRKLEPIGREIVVKCKGLPLAVKTLGSLMWSKSSSNDWQRVKDSNIWNLQENNVLPALKLSYDNLASHLKRCFSYFCLFPKGHELKKDELILLWVANGFIPSREETDNLYVIGEEIFNCLIWKSLFQVEEGRCKMHDLVHDMARHVMKHDCLVIEPACNEVKIPDEVLHLSSSCPDEKLII, from the coding sequence ATGGGAGATGCAGCTGTTTCGGCTCTTGTCAAGGATGTGATAGGGAGACTCACTTCTGAACTCATCAAAGAGTTTGCTCTATTTCGGGGGTTCAAGGGCGATATTTTGCGTCTGAAGAAAGATTTTGAGGAGATCCAGGCTGTTCTTGAAGATGCAGAAGAGAAACACATCAAGGAAAAGGCTGTAGAGTTATGGCTTCAGCGTCTTAGATCTGCATCGTTCAAGGTAGAAAATGTGCTGGATGATATCTCAACTGAAGCTTTGCTACGAAGTCTACACAAAGAGATAGACATCGAAAGAGGAATCAAAATAGGCATCAAATACAAGGTAAGAGCCTCATTCTCCAAATTTAAGTTTCGTGTCAGGGCTGCTCACAAAGTTAAAGCCATAAGAACGAAACTGGATGACATAGCATCCAGGAGATTTGAGTTAAACTTGACCTCTAGTGACACAAGTCATGTAGATGTGGGAGTTGAAGGTGAGATGCCTAATAGGGAAACTAGCTCGCTTATACTTGATTCTTCAAAAATTTTAGGAAGAGATGAAGAGGTGGAGATGGTTATAAGAACGATATGCAACAAAGATATAGGAAAATGTGAGAATGGTGAAATTCGGGTGTATGGTATATGGGGTATGGGAGGTCTAGGAAAGACTACTCTAGCTCAGTTAGTCTATAACCAAACGAGTGTTAATCAATATTTCAACTTACGATGTTGGGTGTATGTCTCTGAAAACTTCCAAGTTAAAGAGATAATAAAAGGAATCATCACATCCATAGATAAAAGTGAGTGTACACTTACACATCTAGATGTATTGCAAGAATCCCTTCAAAGCAAGTTAAGGGAAAAGAAATTTTTAATTGTACTAGATGACGTTTGGGCTGAAGAGAACGAAAAGGAAAAGTGGGAAAGATTAAGTGGAACATTAAGTTGTGGGGCAGAAGGAAGTATTGTTGTGATGACAACACGGTCAGAGAGAACTTGTCGAATGATGGCTAAGGTTGGCGAGCTACGACATCAATTGGGATGTTTATCAGAAGAGAACTCATGGTTATTATTTAAGAAGCATGCATTTGCACAAGGAAGAGTGGGGGATGACGTACGTAAGCTAGAGCCTATTGGAAGGGAAATAGTTGTGAAATGTAAGGGGCTGCCTTTGGCGGTGAAGACATTGGGCAGCTTAATGTGGTCAAAAAGTAGTAGCAACGACTGGCAACGTGTGAAAGACAGTAACATATGGAACTTACAAGAAAATAATGTCTTGCCTGCTTTAAAGTTAAGTTATGATAACTTGGCTTCACATTTAAAGAGatgtttttcttatttttgtttGTTTCCTAAAGGCCATGAACTAAAAAAAGATGAACTGATCTTGTTGTGGGTAGCGAACGGTTTCATTCCCTCCAGAGAAGAAACAGACAACTTGTATGTGATAGGGGAAGAAATTTTTAATTGTTTGATTTGGAAATCCCTCTTCCAGGTTGAGGAGGGTAGATGTAAAATGCATGATCTAGTGCATGACATGGCACGGCATGTAATGAAACATGATTGTTTAGTTATAGAGCCTGCTTGTAACGAGGTTAAAATCCCAGATGAGGTGCTTCATTTGAGCTCGTCATGTCCGGATGAAAAGTTAATCATCTGA